One genomic segment of Ricinus communis isolate WT05 ecotype wild-type chromosome 5, ASM1957865v1, whole genome shotgun sequence includes these proteins:
- the LOC8260355 gene encoding cytochrome P450 72A397, which translates to MEMGLSSSSVAVSIVFVIIITWVWKILNWVWFRPKSLENYLKKQGLGGNPYRFLYGDMKENMASLKKAKSSPIGFSEHIALRVTPLLHQVVNSYGKNSFIWVGPTPRVNIMNPEHIKDVFTKIHEFTRPRMNPQSRLLASGVAFHEGEKWNKHRKIINPAFHQEKLKLMLPQFYQSCKEMIEKWEKLISTKESYEVDVWPYLQNLACDVISRAAFGSNYEEGKMIFDNLKELARLIMQGFLSVYLPGWRFMPIKTNRRIKQIDREIQASLRSIIDKREKAMKAGEATNDDLLGILMESNLREIEENSMGLSIQEVMDECRLFYFAGQETTSVLLVWTMILLSKYPHWQEQARQEVLQVFGGKMPEFDGLNRLKVVTMILHEVLRLYPPVPVLSRSVDEDIRLDDVMLPAGVYVSLPTILIHQDPELWGDDASEFKPERFSGGIAKATKNQISFFPFGWGPRICIGQNFALAEAKMALAIILQHFTFELSPSYTHAPTTVITLRPEHGAQLILGKL; encoded by the exons ATGGAAATGGGTCTATCAAGTAGCTCTGTTGCAGTATCTATTGTATTcgtgataataataacatgGGTATGGAAAATACTGAACTGGGTATGGTTTAGGCCAAAATCACTTGAAAATTACCTCAAAAAACAAGGTCTTGGAGGCAACCCCTATAGGTTTCTTTATGGAGACATGAAAGAGAATATGGCCTCCCTCAAGAAAGCTAAATCCTCACCTATTGGTTTCTCTGAACATATTGCACTTCGTGTCACTCCCCTCCTCCATCAAGTTGTTAACAGTTATG gtaaaaattcttttatttgggTTGGACCAACACCAAGGGTGAATATTATGAACCCTGAACATATAAAAGATGTGTTTACAAAGATTCATGAATTTACGAGGCCAAGGATGAATCCGCAGAGCAGGTTGTTAGCATCAGGTGTGGCATTTCATGAGGGTGAGAAATGGAATAAGCATAGAAAGATTATCAACCCAGCATTCCATCAAGAGAAGTTAAAG CTTATGTTGCCTCAGTTTTATCAAAGTTGCAAGGAGATGATTGAGAAATGGGAGAAGCTGATCTCCACAAAGGAATCATATGAAGTGGATGTGTGGCCTTATCTTCAGAACTTGGCGTGTGATGTGATTTCTCGAGCAGCATTCGGAAGCAATTATGAAGAAGGAAAAATGATATTTGATAACCTCAAAGAGCTAGCCAGACTCATAATGCAAGGCTTTCTATCAGTTTATCTACCAGGTTGGAG GTTTATGCCAATAAAGACTAACAGAAGGATAAAACAAATTGATAGAGAAATACAAGCTTCACTCAGGAGTATCATCGACAAACGTGAAAAGGCAATGAAAGCAGGTGAAGCAACCAATGACGACTTACTAGGCATACTCATGGAATCCAATTTAAGAGAAATTGAGGAAAACAGCATGGGACTGAGTATTCAAGAAGTCATGGATGAATGTCGGCTATTTTACTTTGCTGGGCAAGAGACCACTTCAGTTCTGCTTGTTTGGACAATGATTTTATTGAGCAAGTATCCCCATTGGCAGGAACAAGCTAGGCAAGAGGTTTTGCAAGTGTTTGGGGGCAAAATGCCAGAATTTGATGGGTTGAACCGGCTTAAAGTT GTAACTATGATTTTACACGAGGTTCTTAGGCTATACCCACCAGTACCTGTGCTTAGTCGTTCTGTTGATGAAGACATTAGGCTTGACGATGTAATGTTACCTGCTGGAGTTTATGTCTCCCTGCCAACGATTCTCATTCATCAAGATCCTGAACTCTGGGGTGATGATGCATCTGAGTTCAAGCCAGAAAGGTTTTCTGGTGGCATTGCAAAGGCGACAAAGAATCAAATCTCATTCTTCCCTTTCGGATGGGGTCCCAGAATATGCATCGGGCAAAACTTTGCTTTAGCAGAAGCAAAAATGGCATTGGCAATAATCTTACAACACTTTACTTTTGAGCTTTCCCCATCATACACTCATGCTCCTACTACAGTTATAACTCTTAGGCCAGAACATGGTGCTCAATTGATTTTAGGGAAACTCTAG
- the LOC8260354 gene encoding cytochrome P450 724B1, translating into MEVEVSLLAILLGLALAFVLARFFTRDKPTILPDGTMGWPLLGETLAFLKPHKSNSMGSFLQEHCSRYGKVFKSHLFGSPAIVSCDHELNMFILQNEEKLFSASYPTAMHGILGKFSLLLISGDLHKKLRNVAVSFIAVCKSSPGYLHCVENFAVSMMESWKECKEIAFHKEVKKLTLNLMVKNLLSIEPEEPLAVKILHDFRTYMKGFVSLPLDFPGSPYTKAVKARARLSSSVREIIKERELNKTVGLTKGDFLDMILSKRRLTEEETVSIVLDILLGGYETTATLISLIVYFLGHAPAAFQSLKKEHEAIRKGKEEGKPLNWEDYQKMEFTQNVISEAMRCGNVVKFVHRKALQDIKYNEYIIPSGWKVLPVFTGAHFDPSLHENPFDFNPWRWTEKGTSKTVMPFGGGPRLCPGAELAKVEIAFFLHHLVLSYRWKIKVDDDYPIAYPYVEFRRGLVLAIEPVEAVTGDEP; encoded by the exons ATGGAAGTGGAAGTATCACTGTTAGCTATCCTTTTAGGACTAGCTTTGGCCTTTGTGCTTGCACGTTTTTTCACAAGAGACAAACCCACAATCTTACCTGATGGAACCATGGGATGGCCTCTGCTTGGAGAAACTCTTGCCTTTCTCAAGCCTCATAAGTCAAACTCGATGGGTAGCTTCTTGCAAGAACATTGCTCCAG ATATGGGAAAGTTTTCAAGTCTCATCTTTTTGGTTCACCTGCCATTGTTTCTTGTGACCATGAGCTCAACATGTTTATCCTTCAAAACGAAGAGAAGTTATTCTCAGCAAGCTATCCTACCGCCATGCATGGCATTCTTGGGAAATTCTCATTACTTCTCATCTCCGGCGACCTTCATAAAAAGCTGAGGAACGTAGCCGTCAGCTTCATTGCTGTGTGTAAGTCGTCTCCAGGCTACCTCCACTGTGTGGAAAATTTTGCAGTCTCAATGATGGAGTCATGGAAAGAATGTAAAGAAATTGCCTTTCATAAAGAAGTTAAAAAG TTAACACTTAATCTCATGGTGAAGAACCTTTTAAGTATTGAGCCAGAAGAGCCACTAGCCGTGAAGATATTACATGATTTTCGAACTTACATGAAAGGGTTTGTGTCTTTACCATTAGACTTTCCTGGATCTCCTTATACCAAAGCAGTAAAG GCAAGAGCAAGACTTTCTTCTTCTGTTAGAGAAATcattaaagaaagagaattaaaCAAGACTGTTGGCCTCACAAAAGGAGACTTCTTAGATATGATATTGTCAAAAAGGAGGTTGACAGAAGAGGAGACTGTAAGCATTGTGTTGGACATATTGCTTGGAGGCTACGAGACAACCGCCACACTCATTTCTTTAATTGTTTACTTTCTTGGGCATGCACCAGCCGCTTTTCAGAGCTTGAAG AAAGAACATGAAGCCATAAGAAAAGGCAAAGAGGAAGGGAAACCCTTAAACTGGGAAGATTACCAGAAAATGGAGTTCACCCAAAAT GTTATATCTGAAGCTATGAGATGCGGGAACGTTGTCAAGTTTGTCCACCGCAAAGCTCTTCAAGACATCAAATACAATG AATACATCATTCCTTCAGGGTGGAAAGTTTTACCAGTATTTACAGGAGCACATTTTGATCCATCCCTTCATGAGAACCCTTTCGACTTTAATCCTTGGAGATGGACT GAGAAAGGGACAAGCAAAACAGTGATGCCGTTCGGTGGTGGACCAAGGCTATGTCCGGGGGCCGAGCTAGCTAAAGTGGAGATTGCATTCTTTCTTCATCATCTTGTCCTTAGTTATAG gTGGAAAATAAAAGTAGATGATGACTACCCAATTGCTTACCCTTATGTGGAATTCCGTCGAGGATTGGTACTGGCGATTGAACCAGTAGAGGCTGTAACGGGAGATGAACCTTAG
- the LOC8260353 gene encoding uncharacterized protein LOC8260353, whose protein sequence is MLAIHTGPKPWHQHTATALQTSSSSLLCKRKILPLRIASTLNENKPQESSAGKIRRLALTQEGRIKLNTYPDREFYSVPRFVTHVDDGFISTLTDLYKERLRPGSEILDLMSSWVSHLPKDVKYKRVVGHGLNAQELAKNPRLDYFIVKDLNQSQKLEFETGSFDSVICTVSVQYLQHPEKVFAEVFRVLRPGGMFIVSFSNRMFYEKAIGAWRDGTAYSRVQLVVQYFQCIEGFTQPEIVRKLPATSGAQEDKSLINWLMRLLGLLSGSDPFYAVIAHKNFKPVYE, encoded by the exons ATGCTGGCCATACACACAGGGCCCAAGCCATGGCACCAACATACTGCAACAGCTCTGCAGACATCTTCTTCATCTCTTTTGTGCAAACGCAAAATTCTTCCATTAAGAATTGCAAGTACTCTAAATGAAAACAAACCACAAGAATCTTCAGCAGGCAAAATTAGGAGGCTCGCTCTCACCCAAGAAGGGAGAATAAAACTTAACACATACCCTGATAGAGAATTCTATTCTGTTCCAAGGTTTGTGACTCATGTTGATGATGGCTTCATTTCCACACTAACTGACCTTTATAAAGAAAGACTCAGACCTGGTTCAGAGATTCTTGATCTTATGAGTTCTTGGGTTAGCCATCTGCCTAAAGATGTGAAGTATAAAAGAGTAGTGGGACATGGACTTAATGCACAAGAGCTTGCCAAGAACCCAAGGCTGGATTACTTTATTGTGAAAGATCTCAATCAAAGTCAGAAACTGGAATTTGAGACCGGTAGTTTTGACTCGGTGATATGCACGGTTAGTGTGCAGTACCTTCAACATCCTGAGAAG GTATTTGCAGAGGTGTTTCGAGTTTTAAGGCCTGGAGGGATGTTTATCGTCAGCTTCAGCAATCGTATGTTCTACGAGAAAGCCATTGGAGCATGGAGAGATGGCACTGCATACAGTCGTGTACAACTAGTAGTGCAATATTTCCAATGCATTGAAGGCTTCACTCAACCGGAAATCGTTCGTAAACTTCCAGCTACAAGCGGTGCTCAAGAGGATAAATCACTCATCAATTGGCTGATGCGGTTGCTAGGATTGTTGTCTGGATCAGACCCTTTCTATGCAGTCATAGCTCACAAGAACTTCAAACCTGTGTATGAATGA
- the LOC8260352 gene encoding uncharacterized protein LOC8260352 isoform X3, with translation MEQKISAPPLVVEIRFKSLLIVAIMSETSVSWVASADLNKAGPDYFSFYTGEVKSLLSQDEDFLPFAAELSGNKCGEGEVRGNVIVEPSSGSFLSSVGAGLSDHKKERLKSLLLQALAVLTPEADESQVRSRKMGATSECEIGQNKKRSKMSSSSSTSFSKPASPVSSESCREVDDDLHFLLQSDASLVEETIRKYSDQLFATLSCMEKQLEELLDNVVSTCRPMTLIEKKHLQKLIQKLPPKNLNRVVEIVQHSKPEAQSCEEIFIDLELEDNIMLWRLYYYIEAVEKAKKLSL, from the exons ATGGAGCAGAAGATCTCTGCCCCACCACTAGTGGTCGAGATCAGGTTTAAGTCACTCCT CATAGTTGCTATTATGTCAGAGACTTCTGTGAGTTGGGTTGCTTCAGCTGACTTGAATAAAGCAGGACcagattatttttctttctacacTGGTGAAGTGAAAAGCTTGCTCTCACAAGATGAGGATTTTCTGCCTTTCGCTGCTGAATTATCTGGAAATAAATGTGGGGAAGGGGAAGTCAGGGGTAATGTTATAGTTGAGCCTTCTTCTGGTTCTTTTCTCAGTAGTGTAGGAGCTGGGCTTTCAGatcacaaaaaagaaagattgaaATCACTTCTTCTACAGGCTCTGGCAGTTCTTACACCTGAAGCGGATGAG TCACAGGTCAGAAGCAGAAAGATGGGCGCAACATCTGAGTGTGAGATTGGGCAAAACAAGAAGAGAAGCAAGATGTCATCTTCCTCATCAACTAGCTTCTCTAAACCTGCTAGCCCTGTTAGTTCTGAATCATGCAGAGAg GTGGATGATGATCTTCATTTCTTACTACAGAGTGATGCCTCACTGGTTGAGGAGACAATCAGGAAATATTCTGATCAACTGTTTGCAACA CTCAGTTGCATGGAGAAGCAGCTTGAAGAACTTCTTGATAATGTGGTGTCTACATGCAG GCCCATGACCCTTATAGAGAAGAAGCATCTCCAGAAACTGATTCAGAAGCTACCCCCAAAAAATCTCAACCGGGTGGTTGAAATTGTCCAACACAGCAAGCCTGAAGCACAGTCCTGTgaagaaatttttattgatttggaGCTAGAG GATAATATAATGCTCTGGAGGTTGTATTACTATATTGAAGCGGTCGAGAAAGCAAAAAAGCTCTCATTATAA
- the LOC8260352 gene encoding uncharacterized protein LOC8260352 isoform X5 produces MSETSVSWVASADLNKAGPDYFSFYTGEVKSLLSQDEDFLPFAAELSGNKCGEGEVRGNVIVEPSSGSFLSSVGAGLSDHKKERLKSLLLQALAVLTPEADEMLDPVLAMCQLQSQVRSRKMGATSECEIGQNKKRSKMSSSSSTSFSKPASPVSSESCREVDDDLHFLLQSDASLVEETIRKYSDQLFATLSCMEKQLEELLDNVVSTCRPMTLIEKKHLQKLIQKLPPKNLNRVVEIVQHSKPEAQSCEEIFIDLELEDNIMLWRLYYYIEAVEKAKKLSL; encoded by the exons ATGTCAGAGACTTCTGTGAGTTGGGTTGCTTCAGCTGACTTGAATAAAGCAGGACcagattatttttctttctacacTGGTGAAGTGAAAAGCTTGCTCTCACAAGATGAGGATTTTCTGCCTTTCGCTGCTGAATTATCTGGAAATAAATGTGGGGAAGGGGAAGTCAGGGGTAATGTTATAGTTGAGCCTTCTTCTGGTTCTTTTCTCAGTAGTGTAGGAGCTGGGCTTTCAGatcacaaaaaagaaagattgaaATCACTTCTTCTACAGGCTCTGGCAGTTCTTACACCTGAAGCGGATGAG ATGCTTGATCCTGTTCTAGCTATGTGTCAACTACAGTCACAGGTCAGAAGCAGAAAGATGGGCGCAACATCTGAGTGTGAGATTGGGCAAAACAAGAAGAGAAGCAAGATGTCATCTTCCTCATCAACTAGCTTCTCTAAACCTGCTAGCCCTGTTAGTTCTGAATCATGCAGAGAg GTGGATGATGATCTTCATTTCTTACTACAGAGTGATGCCTCACTGGTTGAGGAGACAATCAGGAAATATTCTGATCAACTGTTTGCAACA CTCAGTTGCATGGAGAAGCAGCTTGAAGAACTTCTTGATAATGTGGTGTCTACATGCAG GCCCATGACCCTTATAGAGAAGAAGCATCTCCAGAAACTGATTCAGAAGCTACCCCCAAAAAATCTCAACCGGGTGGTTGAAATTGTCCAACACAGCAAGCCTGAAGCACAGTCCTGTgaagaaatttttattgatttggaGCTAGAG GATAATATAATGCTCTGGAGGTTGTATTACTATATTGAAGCGGTCGAGAAAGCAAAAAAGCTCTCATTATAA
- the LOC8260352 gene encoding uncharacterized protein LOC8260352 isoform X1, with protein MEQKISAPPLVVEIRFKSLLIVAIMSETSVSWVASADLNKAGPDYFSFYTGEVKSLLSQDEDFLPFAAELSGNKCGEGEVRGNVIVEPSSGSFLSSVGAGLSDHKKERLKSLLLQALAVLTPEADEMLDPVLAMCQLQSQVRSRKMGATSECEIGQNKKRSKMSSSSSTSFSKPASPVSSESCREVDDDLHFLLQSDASLVEETIRKYSDQLFATLSCMEKQLEELLDNVVSTCRPMTLIEKKHLQKLIQKLPPKNLNRVVEIVQHSKPEAQSCEEIFIDLELEDNIMLWRLYYYIEAVEKAKKLSL; from the exons ATGGAGCAGAAGATCTCTGCCCCACCACTAGTGGTCGAGATCAGGTTTAAGTCACTCCT CATAGTTGCTATTATGTCAGAGACTTCTGTGAGTTGGGTTGCTTCAGCTGACTTGAATAAAGCAGGACcagattatttttctttctacacTGGTGAAGTGAAAAGCTTGCTCTCACAAGATGAGGATTTTCTGCCTTTCGCTGCTGAATTATCTGGAAATAAATGTGGGGAAGGGGAAGTCAGGGGTAATGTTATAGTTGAGCCTTCTTCTGGTTCTTTTCTCAGTAGTGTAGGAGCTGGGCTTTCAGatcacaaaaaagaaagattgaaATCACTTCTTCTACAGGCTCTGGCAGTTCTTACACCTGAAGCGGATGAG ATGCTTGATCCTGTTCTAGCTATGTGTCAACTACAGTCACAGGTCAGAAGCAGAAAGATGGGCGCAACATCTGAGTGTGAGATTGGGCAAAACAAGAAGAGAAGCAAGATGTCATCTTCCTCATCAACTAGCTTCTCTAAACCTGCTAGCCCTGTTAGTTCTGAATCATGCAGAGAg GTGGATGATGATCTTCATTTCTTACTACAGAGTGATGCCTCACTGGTTGAGGAGACAATCAGGAAATATTCTGATCAACTGTTTGCAACA CTCAGTTGCATGGAGAAGCAGCTTGAAGAACTTCTTGATAATGTGGTGTCTACATGCAG GCCCATGACCCTTATAGAGAAGAAGCATCTCCAGAAACTGATTCAGAAGCTACCCCCAAAAAATCTCAACCGGGTGGTTGAAATTGTCCAACACAGCAAGCCTGAAGCACAGTCCTGTgaagaaatttttattgatttggaGCTAGAG GATAATATAATGCTCTGGAGGTTGTATTACTATATTGAAGCGGTCGAGAAAGCAAAAAAGCTCTCATTATAA
- the LOC8260352 gene encoding uncharacterized protein LOC8260352 isoform X2 — MEQKISAPPLVVEIRFKSLLIVAIMSETSVSWVASADLNKAGPDYFSFYTGEVKSLLSQDEDFLPFAAELSGNKCGEGEVRGNVIVEPSSGSFLSSVGAGLSDHKKERLKSLLLQALAVLTPEADEMLDPVLAMCQLQSQVRSRKMGATSECEIGQNKKRSKMSSSSSTSFSKPASPVDDDLHFLLQSDASLVEETIRKYSDQLFATLSCMEKQLEELLDNVVSTCRPMTLIEKKHLQKLIQKLPPKNLNRVVEIVQHSKPEAQSCEEIFIDLELEDNIMLWRLYYYIEAVEKAKKLSL; from the exons ATGGAGCAGAAGATCTCTGCCCCACCACTAGTGGTCGAGATCAGGTTTAAGTCACTCCT CATAGTTGCTATTATGTCAGAGACTTCTGTGAGTTGGGTTGCTTCAGCTGACTTGAATAAAGCAGGACcagattatttttctttctacacTGGTGAAGTGAAAAGCTTGCTCTCACAAGATGAGGATTTTCTGCCTTTCGCTGCTGAATTATCTGGAAATAAATGTGGGGAAGGGGAAGTCAGGGGTAATGTTATAGTTGAGCCTTCTTCTGGTTCTTTTCTCAGTAGTGTAGGAGCTGGGCTTTCAGatcacaaaaaagaaagattgaaATCACTTCTTCTACAGGCTCTGGCAGTTCTTACACCTGAAGCGGATGAG ATGCTTGATCCTGTTCTAGCTATGTGTCAACTACAGTCACAGGTCAGAAGCAGAAAGATGGGCGCAACATCTGAGTGTGAGATTGGGCAAAACAAGAAGAGAAGCAAGATGTCATCTTCCTCATCAACTAGCTTCTCTAAACCTGCTAGCCCT GTGGATGATGATCTTCATTTCTTACTACAGAGTGATGCCTCACTGGTTGAGGAGACAATCAGGAAATATTCTGATCAACTGTTTGCAACA CTCAGTTGCATGGAGAAGCAGCTTGAAGAACTTCTTGATAATGTGGTGTCTACATGCAG GCCCATGACCCTTATAGAGAAGAAGCATCTCCAGAAACTGATTCAGAAGCTACCCCCAAAAAATCTCAACCGGGTGGTTGAAATTGTCCAACACAGCAAGCCTGAAGCACAGTCCTGTgaagaaatttttattgatttggaGCTAGAG GATAATATAATGCTCTGGAGGTTGTATTACTATATTGAAGCGGTCGAGAAAGCAAAAAAGCTCTCATTATAA
- the LOC8260352 gene encoding uncharacterized protein LOC8260352 isoform X4 yields the protein MEQKISAPPLVVEIRFKSLLIVAIMSETSVSWVASADLNKAGPDYFSFYTGEVKSLLSQDEDFLPFAAELSGNKCGEGEVRGNVIVEPSSGSFLSSVGAGLSDHKKERLKSLLLQALAVLTPEADESQVRSRKMGATSECEIGQNKKRSKMSSSSSTSFSKPASPVDDDLHFLLQSDASLVEETIRKYSDQLFATLSCMEKQLEELLDNVVSTCRPMTLIEKKHLQKLIQKLPPKNLNRVVEIVQHSKPEAQSCEEIFIDLELEDNIMLWRLYYYIEAVEKAKKLSL from the exons ATGGAGCAGAAGATCTCTGCCCCACCACTAGTGGTCGAGATCAGGTTTAAGTCACTCCT CATAGTTGCTATTATGTCAGAGACTTCTGTGAGTTGGGTTGCTTCAGCTGACTTGAATAAAGCAGGACcagattatttttctttctacacTGGTGAAGTGAAAAGCTTGCTCTCACAAGATGAGGATTTTCTGCCTTTCGCTGCTGAATTATCTGGAAATAAATGTGGGGAAGGGGAAGTCAGGGGTAATGTTATAGTTGAGCCTTCTTCTGGTTCTTTTCTCAGTAGTGTAGGAGCTGGGCTTTCAGatcacaaaaaagaaagattgaaATCACTTCTTCTACAGGCTCTGGCAGTTCTTACACCTGAAGCGGATGAG TCACAGGTCAGAAGCAGAAAGATGGGCGCAACATCTGAGTGTGAGATTGGGCAAAACAAGAAGAGAAGCAAGATGTCATCTTCCTCATCAACTAGCTTCTCTAAACCTGCTAGCCCT GTGGATGATGATCTTCATTTCTTACTACAGAGTGATGCCTCACTGGTTGAGGAGACAATCAGGAAATATTCTGATCAACTGTTTGCAACA CTCAGTTGCATGGAGAAGCAGCTTGAAGAACTTCTTGATAATGTGGTGTCTACATGCAG GCCCATGACCCTTATAGAGAAGAAGCATCTCCAGAAACTGATTCAGAAGCTACCCCCAAAAAATCTCAACCGGGTGGTTGAAATTGTCCAACACAGCAAGCCTGAAGCACAGTCCTGTgaagaaatttttattgatttggaGCTAGAG GATAATATAATGCTCTGGAGGTTGTATTACTATATTGAAGCGGTCGAGAAAGCAAAAAAGCTCTCATTATAA
- the LOC8260350 gene encoding protein SIEVE ELEMENT OCCLUSION B — protein sequence MANQTPTDMQQLKNQNQLSVQQPPPNQAQANQQQLMNPAPANTQQLTNPALTTMHQLPSAKMQQLTNPAPTTMHQLPSAKIQQLIKQTPASAHQLIKGDRLLFSSSDENAMTKQIQATHSPDGREFDVKPLLNIVENIFDRAAPTIESLALPAAAHQARPDALDDKTYHSSFMAMLESLSFVIDRVASEITYKCSSGGEAHAITMSILNTLSSYTWDAKLVLALAAFAMTYGNFWLVAQNYTLNQLAKSMAILKHMPDILEHSSMLKPRFDSIKHLIMVMLAIAKCIVEFQELPPQYITIDVPALSAAIAHLPISVYWTIRSIVACASQITGLIGLGHEHIASTTEAWELSSLAHKLSNMQSHLQNQLGLCYKHIDERKHMETYQNLLRLFEMAHIDNMRVLKALIYSKDDIQPLLEGTTKRRVNIDVLRRKNVLLLISDLDITQDEISILEQIYNESRLHPSKQESRYEIVWLPIRDPAVPFNDNMLKKFQALQSGMTWYSIYHPSLIDRAVIKFIKEEWNFGKKPILVVLDPQGRVACPNALHMMWIWGSVAFPFTTIREEALWKEESWRLEILVDGIDPIITNWIDEGRYVCLYGGEDMEWIRNFTNTARAVAQASGIPLGMVYVGKSNPKERVRRNVSTIMVEKLSHYWQDLTSIWYFWVRIESMWRSKNQLGKNSENDLVMKEIMSMLSFDSSEGGWAIFSRMADEVVKAKGNIFLTCLSDYTVWKDQIQQKGFLPSVKDYLKGLHTEHHCNRLILPSSAGMIPEKIVCTDCGLNMERYILYKCCDE from the exons ATGGCCAACCAAACCCCAACTGATATGCAGCAACTGAAGAATCAAAACCAACTTAGCGTGCAGCAACCACCGCCAAATCAAGCCCAAGCCAATCAGCAGCAACTGATGAATCCAGCCCCAGCCAATACGCAGCAGCTGACTAATCCAGCACTAACCACTATGCACCAATTACCCTCTGCTAAAATGCAGCAGCTGACTAATCCAGCACCAACCACTATGCACCAATTACCCTCTGCTAAAATCCAGCAACTGATCAAACAGACCCCAGCCAGTGCGCATCAACTGATCAAAGGTGACAGGCTCTTGTTCTCAAGCTCTGATGAAAATGCAATGACAAAGCAAATTCAGGCCACTCATTCTCCTGATGGACGTGAGTTCGACGTCAAACCTCTACTTAATATCGTTGAGAACATATTTGATCGTGCAGCCCCAACAATCGAGTCTCTTGCTCTACCAGCG GCGGCTCATCAAGCACGTCCTGATGCTTTGGATGACAAGACTTACCATAGCAGCTTCATGGCCATGCTTGAAAGTTTGTCATTTGTCATTGATCGAGTAGCTAGCGAG ATAACATACAAGTGCTCAAGTGGTGGTGAAGCGCATGCAATTACTATGTCAATACTCAACACACTATCAAGCTACACATGGGATGCCAAGTTGGTATTAGCACTAGCAGCTTTTGCAATGACTTATGGAAACTTCTGGCTGGTTGCTCAGAACTACACCTTAAACCAACTTGCAAAATCCATGGCAATCCTGAAACATATGCCTGATATTTTAGAGCATTCAAGCATGCTTAAGCCTCGATTCGATTCGATCAAACATCTCATAATGGTTATGCTAGCTATTGCCAAGTGCATCGTGGAGTTCCAGGAGCTTCCACCTCAGTACATTACAATAGATGTGCCTGCATTGTCTGCTGCGATTGCTCATTTACCAATTTCTGTCTACTGGACAATCAGAAGTATAGTGGCCTGCGCATCCCAGATTACTGGCCTTATTGGGCTGGGGCACGA GCATATAGCATCAACTACAGAGGCCTGGGAACTATCGAGCTTAGCTCACAAACTAAGCAACATGCAAAGCCACCTACAAAATCAACTGGGACTCTGCTATAAGCACATTG ATGAAAGGAAACATATGGAAACTTATCAGAACCTTCTACGTTTGTTTGAGATGGCTCACATTGACAACATGAGAGTTCTGAAGGCATTGATTTATTCGAAGGATGATATTCAGCCACTTCTTGAAGGAACCACCAAGAGGAGG GTGAACATTGACGTCCTGAGAAGAAAGAATGTACTGCTGCTAATATCAGATCTTGACATTACACAAGATGAGATTTCAATCCTTGAACAGATCTACAATGAATCACGGCTACATCCTTCCAAGCAGGAAAGTCGATATGAGATTGTCTGGCTACCAATTCGTGATCCAGCTGTCCCTTTCAATGATAATATGCTAAAGAAGTTTCAGGCTCTGCAGTCTGGCATGACTTGGTACTCAATCTACCACCCTTCTTTAATAGATAGGGCGGTGATCAAGTTCATAAAAGAAGAGTGGAACTTTGGCAAGAAGCCTATTCTTGTTGTTCTCGATCCACAAGGAAGGGTTGCCTGCCCAAATGCACTCCACATGATGTGGATCTGGGGCAGTGTAGCATTCCCTTTTACCACCATAAGAGAAGAAGCTCTATGGAAGGAAGAGAGTTGGAGACTTGAGATCCTCGTTGATGGCATTGATCCAATAATTACGAATTGG ATCGATGAAGGAAGATACGTATGCCTCTATGGAGGAGAGGACATGGAATGGATTCGAAATTTCACCAACACTGCACGTGCAGTAGCACAAGCTTCAGGTATCCCGTTGGGGATGGTTTATGTGGGAAAGAGCAACCCGAAAGAGCGAGTCAGGAGGAATGTCTCAACCATCATGGTAGAGAAGCTCAGCCATTATTGGCAAGACCTGACTTCAATTTGGTACTTCTGGGTTAGGATTGAGAGCATGTGGAGATCCAAGAATCAACTAGGAAAAAACTCTGAGAATGATCTCGTAATGAAAGAGATCATGTCAATGCTCAGCTTTGATAGCAGTGAAGGTGGATGGGCTATTTTCAGTAGAATGGCAGATGAGGTAGTGAAAGCCAAGGGAAACATATTCTTAACTTGCCTGTCAGATTACACTGTTTGGAAAGATCAGATTCAGCAGAAGGGTTTTCTGCCTTCAGTTAAGGATTACCTTAAAGGCCTACACACTGAACATCACTGCAACCGGCTCATTCTCCCCAGTTCGGCCGGAATGATACCTGAAAAGATAGTTTGCACAGACTGCGGCCTCAACATGGAAAGGTACATCTTGTATAAGTGTTGCGATGAATAA